The following nucleotide sequence is from Salinigranum halophilum.
CACCTCGACGTCGGAGGCCGCGGCGCGGCCGACGTGGAGGTCGGCGACGACGAGCGTTCCGGGGTCGAAGGCGACGGCGCGGTCGGCGAAGACGACGTCGAGCACGACCGTTCGTACGCGGGGGAACGCAAAAACGACGCGGGAGGACGAGCCGTGGGGACGACGGCACCGTTTTATCACCGCCGTCCTTCAGCCCTCTCATGAGCAGGGCTCTGGAGGACAAGCGGACCGCGACGCGCCTCCGCGTGCTCGTCGAGATCACCGACCGGCAGCCGGCGGTCAGCCAGGGCGAGATCGCCGACGCCGTCGGCGTCACCTCTCAGGCGGTGAGCGAGTACATCCGAGACCTCGTCGCCGACGGCTACGTCGAGAAGGAGGGCCGTTCGCGGTACCGCACCACCAAAGAAGGAGTCGACTGGCTCTTCCGCGAGATCAAGTCGATACGGCAGTTCGCCGACCACGTCACCGAGGACGTCCTCCAGTCCGTCCAGGAGGACGCCGCGCTCGCCACCGAGCGAATCGAGGCCGGTGAGACGGTCACGCTCTCGTTGCGCGAGGGCCTCCTCCACGCGACGCCGGGCGACGAGGGCCCGGCGACGGGGACCGCCACCACGGCGGCCGAGGCCGGACAGGACGTCTCTATCACGGGGTTCGAGGGCGTCATCGACATGTCGCCCGGGACGGTCACCGTCTGTCAGGTGCCGCGCGCGCGGAACGGCGGCAGTCGCACCATCGACCTCGAGACGCTGTCGGCGGCCGCCGAGACGGCCGAACTGGTCGTCGCCGTCGGCGTCGAGGCCGTCGCGGCGCTCCGCCGCCTCGACCGCGACCCGGCGGTGAACGTCGCGGCGGGGGCCGTCGCGGCCGAGGCGGCGACGAAAGGACAGGACGTCGTCGTCGTCGCGAGCGTCGACGAGGCGGGCCGAGTGGCCGACACGCTCCGCGACAGGAACGTGACCTACGAACTGGAGCCGGTCGAGACGGAAGGAACGTAAGCCGCTATGCGGTCACCGCGTCGGGCTCGGCCCCGGCGTGGTCTCGCGCCGTGGCGTACGCCTCCTGGAGCCGCTGGAACTCCTCGCGGTCACCCCCGTGGTCGGGGTGTGCCTCTTTTATCTTGGAGCGGTACGCCGACTTCACCTCCTTCGACGTGGCCGTCGGGTCGAGTTCGAGTTCGGCGAAGGCCGTACTGATGGGGTCTGCCGGTGTGTCGGGTGCGAGTTCCGGCACGTCGAACGGGAGACGTCGGCCCAGTCCGCGACCCGGCATCTCGTGTTCACAGAGCACCGTGTACGTCCCCGCCTCCTCGATGCGGAAGTACGCCTTCGCGTCGAAGGTGATGGCGACGTCGCGCTCGGGGAGATAGAAGGCGACCGTCTCGCCGTGGACGGCCACGTCTTCGCGGAAGCGTTCGTCGATGTCGACGAGATACTGCCGTATCTCCTGCCGACGGCGGACCGTCCCGTCGATGCGCCGGCTCTGGTCGACCGGCGCCGTCGGGAACAACCGGTCGCCGACGAAGAAGACGACGGCGACACAGCACGAGGCGACGGAGCCGAGGACGACCCCGGTGAGCAGCCACGGCGGGAGCAGAGACAGCCACTCCAGTAGCACACCTGAGACTTGGCGCGCAGGCTAAAGAACCTCTCGGCATCACCGGTCACCACCGGGACGGTCGAGAGCGGGAGTAAAGAAGTCGGCGTCGACCGCAGCAGATATGTCCGCTCGCACATAGCTTCGACGTATGCCACTCGTCCGGTTCGAGGCGGCGGATACGGCGACGCACACACAGATCGGTGAGGGACTCACGCGTGTCGCCCGCGCGACCGGACGGCTGGAGACGGGCCACGCCCTCGGAACGTACGTGCTGCGCCACGACGACGGCTGTGCGGAGTGCGGGGCGACGACCGAAGCGGGCGACACGTTCTTCCTCGACATCGACGCTGGCGACGTCTACTGTGCGACACACGGTGCGGCACGACGGGCCGCCGAGTAACTCGCCTTCGAGTTAAGATTATATCATGTTTGACAGGTCCGGAACCTTCTTTATGCACACCGGGGACCCAACAGACGTACTATGGCAGTGCTCTGGCTGGACGATGTGCGGTCCGATGACCTGGAGACGGTCGGGGGCAAGGCGGCTTCGCTGGGCGAACTCACGGCGGCGGGGCTTCCGGTCCCGCCGGGCTTCGTCGTGACCGCCGGGACGTACCGGACGTTCATCGAGGAAGCCGGCATCGACGAGGAGTTGTTCGAGGCCGTCGACGTCGACTCGGAGGACTCGAAGGCGCTCGCACGTGCCCACGAGCGGGCGCACGAGCTCATCATGGAGACGCCCATCCCCGACGCCGTCGCCGAGGAGATCCTGACGGCGTACCGCTCTATCGACGACGGGGAGGCGTTCGTCGCCGTCCGCTCTTCGGCGACGGCAGAGGACCTGCCCGACGCCTCGTTCGCCGGCCAGCAGGAGACGTTCCTCAACGTCCGCGAGGACGACCTGCTCCGCCGGGTCAAAGAGTGCTGGGCGTCGCTGTTCTCTCAGCGCGCTATCTACTACCGGAACCAGAAGGGGTTCGACCACGACAAGGTCGACATCGCCGTCGTCGTCCAGCGGATGGTCGACGCCGAGAAGTCCGGCGTGATGTTCACCTCCCACCCCTCGACAGGGGAACCACGAATCATCATCGAGGCCGCGTGGGGGCTGGGCGAGGCGGTCGTCTCCGGGGCCGTCTCCCCCGACAACTACGTCGTCAACCGCGCGACCCAGCGCACCGAGGACGTCACCGTCGCCGACAAGAAGCTGATGCACGTGAAAGACGCCGAGACGGGCGAGACCGTCGAGCGTGAGGTCCCCGATTCGCGCCGCGAGGAACGCGTGCTCTCGGACGAGGAGATCGCCCGCCTCGTCGACCTCGGTGAGGAGGTCGAGACGCACTACGGCCAGCCACAGGACGTCGAGTGGGCCGTCTACGACGGCGAGGTGTACATGCTCCAGTCGCGACCCATCACGACTATCTCCGACACTGCCGTCTCCAACGTCGAGAACGTCTCCGGGTCGAACGGGTCCGCGGCGGACGGTGAGATGGCGGGCGGGAACGGCCAGGCCGGCGTCGGCGAGGTCGTCCTGCGCGGGTTGGGCGCGAGCCCCGGCATCGCCTCGGGGCCGGCGCGGGTCGTCACGAAACTCGACCACCTCGACCAGGTCGCAGAAGGCGACATCATCGTCACGGAGATGACGATGCCCGACATGGTGCCCGCGATGAAGCGGGCGGCCGGCATCGTCACCGACGAGGGCGGGATGACGTCGCACGCCGCCATCGTCTCCCGCGAACTCGGCGTCCCCGCCGTCGTCGGCTGTGGCTCCGCCACTCGGGAGCTAGAGGACGGCCAGCAGATCACCATCGACGGGGACAAGGGGACCATCCGCGAGGGCGTCGAGTCGAAGGAGAAACAGCGCCAGCCAGTCGAGGACGCCCGGCCGAAGACGCCGGTCAAACCGATGACCGCGACGGAGGTCAAGGTCAACGTCTCCATCCCCGAGGCCGCCGAGCGCGCGGCCGCCACGGGCGCGGACGGCGTCGGCCTCCTCCGCATCGAACACATGGTGCTCTCGCTGGGGAAGACGCCCGAGCGGTTCATCGAGGACAACGGCGAGCGCGCCTACGTCGACGAGATAATCGAGGGCGTCCGGACCGTCGCCGACGAGTTCTACCCCCGGCCGGTGCGCGTCCGCACGCTCGACGCTCCCTCCGACGAGTTCCGGCAGTTACAGGGCGGTGAGGACGTCCCGCGCGAGCACAACCCGATGCTCGGCTACCGCGGCATCCGGCGCTCTCTCGGTAACCCGTCGGTGTTCAAGCTCGAACTGGAGGCGTTCCGTCGGCTGTACGACATGGGGTACGACAACCTCGAGGTGATGTTCCCGCTCGTCAACGACGCGGAGGACGTCATCCGCGCCCGCAAACACATGAAGGACGCGGGCATCGACCCCGAGAAGCGCGAGTGGGGCGTGATGATCGAGACGCCCGCCTCCGCGCTTCAGGTGGGAACGATGGCGGAAGCCGGCATCGACTTCGCGTCGTTCGGCACCAACGACCTCACACAGTACACCCTCGCCGTCGACCGCAACAACGAGAACGTCGCGAGCGTCTACGACGAACTCCACCCCGCCGTGTTGGAGCTCGTCGGCTCGACCATCGAGACCTGCCGCGAACACGGCGTGAAGACGAGCATCTGCGGGCAGGCGGGCTCGAAGCCGAAGATGGTGCAGTATCTCGTCGAGTCGGGCGTCTCGTCCATCTCCGCGAACATCGACGCCGTCCGTGACGTCCAACACGAGGTCAAGCGCGTCGAACAGCGCCTGCTGCTCGACTCGGTCCGTTAATCTCGGCCGTCGACGTCGGCGACGTCCTCGGACACTGCGCTCGGGAACGTCATCGTCACCACGCTTCCCCGCGGACTGTGAGGCTCGACGACGACCGTTCCGTCGAGCGAGGTGACGAGGCTACTGACGACCCAGACGCCGAGCTGTGAGCCGTGGCGGATCGGGTGTTCTTCCAGTCCACCGGTGAGGAGCCGCCGGTCCTCGCGGGGGATGCCCGGCCCGTCGTCGATGACACGGATAGACACCCGCTCGTCGCCGCCTTCGTGGACGCGAACGACCTCGACGCGGACCCACGGGTCGGCGCGGTCGTTGTGGACGATGGCGTTCTCTACCACCTCGTGGACGACCAGCGAGAGCGACTGAGTGGCTCGAACGACCGCCGTCCCGGGCAACGACGTCTCGATGACCGCCCGCGGGAACTTTCGGTTCAGCCGCTCTGTCACCTCCGAGACGACCGCGACGACGTCGATAGCGGTCGTCGGGCGGTCGTCGGTGCTGACCTCCTGGTACCGACGGGCCTGCTCGC
It contains:
- the ppsA gene encoding phosphoenolpyruvate synthase produces the protein MAVLWLDDVRSDDLETVGGKAASLGELTAAGLPVPPGFVVTAGTYRTFIEEAGIDEELFEAVDVDSEDSKALARAHERAHELIMETPIPDAVAEEILTAYRSIDDGEAFVAVRSSATAEDLPDASFAGQQETFLNVREDDLLRRVKECWASLFSQRAIYYRNQKGFDHDKVDIAVVVQRMVDAEKSGVMFTSHPSTGEPRIIIEAAWGLGEAVVSGAVSPDNYVVNRATQRTEDVTVADKKLMHVKDAETGETVEREVPDSRREERVLSDEEIARLVDLGEEVETHYGQPQDVEWAVYDGEVYMLQSRPITTISDTAVSNVENVSGSNGSAADGEMAGGNGQAGVGEVVLRGLGASPGIASGPARVVTKLDHLDQVAEGDIIVTEMTMPDMVPAMKRAAGIVTDEGGMTSHAAIVSRELGVPAVVGCGSATRELEDGQQITIDGDKGTIREGVESKEKQRQPVEDARPKTPVKPMTATEVKVNVSIPEAAERAAATGADGVGLLRIEHMVLSLGKTPERFIEDNGERAYVDEIIEGVRTVADEFYPRPVRVRTLDAPSDEFRQLQGGEDVPREHNPMLGYRGIRRSLGNPSVFKLELEAFRRLYDMGYDNLEVMFPLVNDAEDVIRARKHMKDAGIDPEKREWGVMIETPASALQVGTMAEAGIDFASFGTNDLTQYTLAVDRNNENVASVYDELHPAVLELVGSTIETCREHGVKTSICGQAGSKPKMVQYLVESGVSSISANIDAVRDVQHEVKRVEQRLLLDSVR
- a CDS encoding J domain-containing protein gives rise to the protein MLLEWLSLLPPWLLTGVVLGSVASCCVAVVFFVGDRLFPTAPVDQSRRIDGTVRRRQEIRQYLVDIDERFREDVAVHGETVAFYLPERDVAITFDAKAYFRIEEAGTYTVLCEHEMPGRGLGRRLPFDVPELAPDTPADPISTAFAELELDPTATSKEVKSAYRSKIKEAHPDHGGDREEFQRLQEAYATARDHAGAEPDAVTA
- a CDS encoding DUF7839 domain-containing protein, with translation MSRALEDKRTATRLRVLVEITDRQPAVSQGEIADAVGVTSQAVSEYIRDLVADGYVEKEGRSRYRTTKEGVDWLFREIKSIRQFADHVTEDVLQSVQEDAALATERIEAGETVTLSLREGLLHATPGDEGPATGTATTAAEAGQDVSITGFEGVIDMSPGTVTVCQVPRARNGGSRTIDLETLSAAAETAELVVAVGVEAVAALRRLDRDPAVNVAAGAVAAEAATKGQDVVVVASVDEAGRVADTLRDRNVTYELEPVETEGT